A stretch of DNA from Carettochelys insculpta isolate YL-2023 chromosome 18, ASM3395843v1, whole genome shotgun sequence:
AGGTTCGCAAAGGcctagtttttaaaaaaggagcaTGTAAAAGTGTAAGCACTTGATTTGCAAGTGTTTGGAGATGGACCATTAGATGTTTGTCTGACTTTGCACGCATTTAAAGGAGTTATACACATTGTCTCAAATCACTCTAAAATATGAAATTGAAATCACTTCAGAGATACCTGAGAAATGTTTTCTGGGCGGTACAGATTACAGGCTTTAAAGGATCTGGTGTTGATGTTGGCAAATCAGCGAAATTCTGCTGATATGTAGTGTTCAAAATCAGAATTCATCTTACATTATACTGTCTaatcaacaaaacaaaatgcagctaACTTTTAATTCCTatgtgaaacaaaatatttatattttgccTGCCAAAACTTTGACATCattaaactgaaaatatttaaacaagTATGCTACTGCCTGGCCATCCCCTGGTGGTAGATGACCCTGTGTTGTGAGGTGCTGTTCATGCTTGACTCCAGTGACGTTGAGGAAGTTCATCTCCAGAAGGATCAGACCCTAAGGACCTGATTCAACTCCAGTGAAAAGTCATAAGGAGCCTTCCTATTGAGTTTCTTGGGATTTGGAACAGGGCTGTGTGAATGCATTCAGAGGGCCCCTAGTCCTGTGAAGatgttgtattaaaaaaaaaatagtcaatGATCTGCCATTTTAATGTAATCTTGGGTTCATAGGGATGGCTTTGGAAGGAGTTAGCCTGTTGTCTTCTTAGATGGAGAGGCACAGTtagaattttatatattttatgatAGCTATTGGTATCTCCATATAAAATTAGAGATAGTAAATGTAAGTGAACAAACAAGTATACAGCATGATGGTAAGTGCATGGAGGATGTTATGGCCTTTGCAATAACTCCATAGGGTGCAGCGTGAAGAAGTTGGCGTTTCCTTCCGCAACTCTGGCTCCTAAACATAGTTGTTTTTTATAACATGCATCCCATTTGATTAAGAAAGTCTGACTGATCTTTGACCTTTACCTCTAGAAGCTTGGATAAGTCTGTCACTGTGTTTGCTTTTGGATGGTTAGTAATGTGCAGAGCATCTGATGCCtcatcttttttccccaaagtttgTCGTCATGTGCCAGAGACAACCTGGGACTGCATGCTTAATTTTATCTGCAGAGTAACAGTATGTTGTGCAACAGGCGTTATTTAAGCTTTTGTATTCTAATGTTTAAACTAAAACTTTTTTCTGTAACTCCTCCCCATCAGTGGGTTTGTACAGTAGTTACAGAACATCTAACATATTGGAATACTTAATGACAACAAAATTGTATGAGAGAAGCTTCATTATagtacaagtttttttttaaagcaaactatTTAAAGTAGTTGATTCTCAAAAGCGAAGAAATAGAAAGTAATGGGCTGctaatagatatttttaaaaaaataatcttttaGGAGGACAAAGTtggtgcattttttaaaaagaagcaggGAGAACTGTTAAAGAGAAGCAGAGACTAACCCTAGGAACCATTCTCAGAAAGGCCCAGTAGTTTGCTGACCTAATACAGGATGGTGGTTTGCTGAAAGGTCGGGGTGCAAATGCAAAAACTTCAAGATAGGGCTTAAAAAAATCTCTAATATCCCTGGATTTCTGTTACACCATTTCAAGGGGTTAAAAACCAGTTGTGGAGCAACTTAGTTTGCCACTATATAGTCACTAAATATGAAGAGGTTAAAGTGGATGTGATGGGTCCTCTTTTACCCCACTAACCTCTTGCCCAGTCTCTTCTTCCCTTCTCCACACCCTACCCAATCTCAGTCTTTCTCACCCATTCTCAACCTCTTTCCCCAGATATTTCATACCATTCTCTTCCCTCTCTGCACCTCCCCTGTGTCAAGATTCCTTGCCTCAGTGCCAGTATTTTTGACATGGCCAAACCAACAAATTTCCTGTTTGCTTTCTCCCTGGAACAGCTGAACCATTTTTGCTGAAATGCCGTACTCCACTCCTCAAGTAGCCTGCATTAGAGACCCAACATTGGAAAGTTCAgcccaaacagttaaagtttggcaaagttataacaAACTGAAAGCAGTGCTTTATAATGTGATGTTTCAGGCAGTTTAACGCTAGGGACTGCTACCAGTTCTACCCATAATTAAAAACTTTTCAAAAATTCCACCTACCTGTCCACCCAAAGAACCCCAGTCACAATGACatttttctgctctgccttttATTAAGAAGACCACTTTTCTTAAACTAATAACTAGTCAGGCCTTAGCGTAGACCCTGGGTACAGATCACACTGTGTTTATATGCATACATTAAGCTTTGAGTCTTTGACCCTGGCAGATTCTTTGGATTCTGAATACTTTAAAAGTCTTTATAAAGGTGTTTGGTGTTAAAATCAACCCAACTGTATCTCTCCTGAAGTCTGTGAAGTTGCAGCTCCTTATGATAGGATTGAATTTGACTGTTCACTCACAACACATAGGGCAGTGGTCCTTCAAACAAGAGTAATTTTTCATAGTCCCACAGCTGTAACTGTTCTTCCTGACATCGATGCCAgccccacactgtgccagcctccgccctttccccagccagtgcggtgcctggcccagcccctcaaGCTGAGCCTCCCTCTCCCCCGAGCCCCCGCCACCGTGCCAGCCCTAGCCCCTCCCGCAGACAGCTTGGGGCCCAGCCcacacactttggatgtgtattaaaacacatttctgtCTGGAATTTTCTTCCAGACCAGCTAATGCAAGCGGAGCTGCATCTGGctctctaataataataataataataaatataaattcTTAATACCCAATGGGATTATGAAATAAAAAACAGTTATTGTGATCTCAGTTGTAGTCTAGTTTTGATCCATACTTGGTTCCTCAGATTGATGTGTGCTATGtgtttaaacaaataaataaataaatgtatccaTTGGTGAACATTGAAATTACAATTATTTTACCTTTAAAGTAAATACAGTTGAGAATCATCATCACCGTTGTAGGGTTGATAGCCACCAGAGCTTCTTTTATTAATCCTTTGGTCAGTTTCAGGATGCGCTTGTTGGTTTTTGTGATGAAGGCGGTGTCTGAGAAGTCAGATAATTGGGCCTCAGCAAAGTAGTAATTTTTCATGTTGGTTTTGAAATCTTCTGTAATGGAAAATTGCTTCTGAACATAAAGATCATTCACTGACCGCAGTGTGTAACCGAAATTACGTCTGAAGAGCCGGTGagttagtttacggaagagattGTGAATTGTCATAATCTCATACTTGGTGCTAGCATTAATGAAGTCTCCAAAGCCTAGAACAGACATTACCTCTTGGTGCGTTTGTCCTTTCAGCCCCAATGAAATCATAGCCATTGCAGTGGAAATACCAACAGGAGCCATCAGAATGTTGTCTGAAGAATTGTTTTTTTCATTCAGACTCCTATAAAGGTTGAACGCAAAGTTTGCATTGAGGATGTTAAGGCGTTGGATTCTGGTTTTACCATGGAATAGCTCAAGAATATTTCCTTGCTGAATTTCAGGAACCAGATGTGGCGGAGCATCAATTATGTCACTATAATCATCATCACCAAATATCTTGTCCCATTCTAAAtagtcttcctcttcctcttcctcagcaATCAAATCATTGGTTATGGTGTTTTCCTTATGAAATTCTGGTGGCAAATTAGGCATATTTTGGGTTCCATTTTCATGGGGCGCACGGGGATGTGCATCTTCCTTAccactttcaaaatgctcttTAAAGTCTTTGATTCCACAAAATGCAGATGTTACGATGAAAGAGAGAACAAACAAATGAAACAGGAGCTTCATTGTGGTAGGTCATATGCTGGAAGACACAATATATCATAATGAGAAACTGTGTAGTACCTGTGTTTAAGAGGTTGCCCTTCAGTAAGTTGCTCAATTTCATATTGAGCCTTACGTTGGATAGATGGCTGGCTCCTGCAATCattatttttttgtgtgtgcactaGTCTTTCCATGTGAATGGCACCTGGATTAATTCATGCTTGTTTGATATCTTAAGCCTGGAGATTTCCTGGTCTGAAACCTTCAAGTTGGTTACACAGCAGTTGATTTTTAACATTGGAacgtgctgctgcttcccagcttgtATGCATTCAGTTAGCAATCTTCTAAAATTTCCAGGTCTTTTGTGTATTATAAAGCTATAAACTGTTAGAGCACGTCCACTTAGAAAGGGCGAAGTGTGATAGACAATATCTTCCCAATGTTTGAATTTAGTAGGAAATCTTTAGTTTAGAGCCGTGGTTCCCagctttttcagtaacacagcacacttcaatgagacagacaattccaCGGCACGCTCacattttttcagctgaattgactGCTCAGAAATgtacatttacttacatttgatatggttacagtcttattaGAGAGATTTGCAACATAATAGTGCAAACAACAAActgaacaaggatcaaatgcattgatgtttcaaatccaccataaAATACACAATCTTAGACAGGGAGCACAGACACTGTATCAAAATCTGTTCAATGCCATGTTGGGGATAGTGAGTAAACGAGTAACCATTGAAATCAGGCTCCCCTCCCTACCTGCCTGTTGGAGctaggatgtggcatttaaaccatatCCCAGATCGTACAggcatccctctctctctctcactcttgcCATAACTGGGAATAGGGACAAGCTCCCCACCAGTTCATTTGGTATGGGAAGCAGCATTGCAGCTGCCTTCTGGCACGAACAGGGTCCTGCAGGgtcggcatttcccctcatggtggctctgaaAAAAGCCAAGCAATGGGAAATGGATGAAATTTCGTAGCACTCTTGAACAGTTTatgtggcacactggttgaaaaaccACTGATTTAGAGCACATCagagaaatgcaaataaaatttGATGAATACTTAGTATTTGAAAAAACATGCTTTAAACATAAACCTTAATGGGATTTGTATGGGCGGTTTCTTTGAAAGGGTGGAATTGAATGAGGATGGAATAAAGGAGATCTATGGACATGGCGCAGTGCCACAGGACACGTGTGCTTGTTTAACTTCATTAAGATTAGTAATGTTGGGACATGCATGTGACTTTGCCAAATCAGAGCCATGTTTAGGTGCATGGTTCCTTAATCATATAAGCTTTTCTGCGCCAGTCTACTTCATCATTTACCCTTTGTTGCCTGGAAATTTTTGAgggattggttttaatttttgttttttctgggcATTGTGCTTATTATTTGATGTTTGTGTAGGATTGTAAAATGCACTATAAGTCCTGTTCAACAGGCGTGATATCTATACAAGTAAAACTAGAGCAGCGATAGCTTTTATAATTATTGGACATGCCAGTGTTCTTCTTTTGCTTAGAAGAAAAGATTTAGgatcaaataaaaataaaaataatgtcagTTATTTTCTCAGGGAAGATGCTTTGGTAAAATCTGTTTTTCTATGGAAAATTGTTCCTCAGTTGTATGCATGCAACTCCTGTTGATCCCACTGAGTAATATGAAGGTCTCAGAACGTAGGATTAGGCCGTGTGGCTTCAAAACCAAAAGTTGCACTTCCATATCCTGCTTTGCCAAGATACTCACTATCCACAGCTCTTAGACATAGTCCCTAGATATTTAAGCACATGATAATATTGATTTCATTGGTTAGTGATCTAAGATACACAGGCAAATGCTGTAATGTGCTGCTATGATATCAACTAAGAACAGAATGCAAGAATTTGACAATATCCAATTCTATACCGAAAAGGAGGAAAAGCAGTTTGAATGTCAATCTTTTCTAATCCAGTTTCCTGTGGCTACACAAATTAACTCAGATTTTGTTAAAATTAGTTATTTCTGGGATTTATTTTAGTTAAAGATAACTGTTTAGAACTTGCAATGTGAGAGAGTGCCATTGAATGCCACTAATTCAAAGACCTGTATTTAAAACAGACAAGatggttaaaaaataaaacagagtggAGGTGGAGAGGGGGGAACCTGGGAAGAGGTTTAGAAAGAGAATGTAAAGTTGTTCTTAATGAAATCGAGAACAAAGAGGGAGGTGGAAAGAGaaatatttaagcatttttatAGCATCCAGGTAATATATCGGTTTCTTATTTTCCTGTTTGATGCACATAAAGAATGAAAATGAATTATCTTAATTAAATATTGTTTAATCCTTAAAGAACTGTAATAGGTCAGGACTAAACCTGTGCTATACAGTGAGTGAAGTATTGCAGTCTTAATAGCTCACTtaaaaattttctttttaaagtgacGACATACTTTTTTGTTTCATACTGTTAGAAGTTAACAAAACAACTTGTTTACAGTAATCCCTAATGAAAGACTGTGCTATCTGTGGTTCCTAGTTTTATATTCTCATCTTTTCCATAGACTAATGTATTGTTTACCCTCATTTTATTACGGGCAAACCATTTTCCCTCCCCACTATTATATGGTTTAAAATCTAGCTCAAACAATAGTAATGTTCCTTACCTCCAAGCCACTGTGTAGAGAGAGGTTTGTTGAATAGCTAGAAGAGGGCAAACGACTCAGTTTAAATCTGAACTTTGATGCTAAGAAATTGTATGTCTCCCAAAGTAAACAGGCTCTAAATCAAACACTGCTGAATTTGCCTTGTCAGCCAAAACCCCTCTGCTTGCTTAGTAGTCTCTGCCAAGTGATTTGTTGCTTCTTTCATGGATGTTTTGAGGTTTTTATGGTTCTCTGGCATGCTTACTTGCTTTTGCTCTGTGGCTCTGGATTTGCAGGACATGAAAGATTTTCCTCAATACCTTTGTGCAACAATGTGTATGCTTTTGGATGGTATAGTTAGCTCTCTTTGTGTAGCTATGCACTGTAAATATACACCTGGTacacaaaacaaatttaaaataagtttattaaggTCTCAGAGTCAATCTCAAAAGTGACTGGTTTGTAACTGTTTCACAGTGAGGttcttctctctctgtgtatTTCTTCTGTAGCACAAAGGGAGAGGTTCTTTAATCAGCTATGCAAAATTAGTATTGCTAAGACATTGCAACACAAACAAATGGCCATTCTTACAGTATCCGTAATGTTAActacccaaaaaacaaacaaacaaaccagtcgtagcactttaaagagtaataaaataataatttattaggtgatgagctttcgtgggacagacccacttcttcagatcatagcctcacctcaatatataaagcacggaagtccaaaaattgttatcaaggttgacaaaccagaaaaaattcttatcaaggttggcaaatcggatgagcagagggacagcaggaggtgtgtggggttgagaagttaagagttaggtaaaacatcaaagtatgtaaaagagtcctttataatgggtcaggtaattgctgtccctgttcaaaccacatgttaatgtgtcagatttgaatatgaatgttagttctgagcattcccacTGGAGATGGTTGCTacagtcccttttcagtagaacacagactttcaggtctgtaacagaatggcccactccattacagggctggctgacagatttgggtATTTGGAATTTTTTGATGTCTTCTGTGTCTATTCTTCCTTTATTGAAGAGTGtgtgcagtctgtcctatatacattgTGCATGGGCATTAttggcaaatgatggcatatatgatgttagtgagGAGCAGAAGAATATACCCCTGATTCTGTAATTTAATGTGaataggtccagtgatggtatctccagaatagatgtgtggacaaagttggcaaggaggtttgttgcaaggaaaagttccaggattagtagtattgtggtaaagcctgtgattgctagtgagtcctcataagattgggaggttaCCTATAGGAAggaacaggcctatcacctagggccttatggagtgtggcatcatgatttaggataagttgtaggtctttaatgatgtgttgcagtggtttgagttgggagctgtaggtaataatgagtggtgttctgttgttgacttTTCTGGGCCTATTTTGGAgtggttggtttctgggtattcatctggccctgttgatttgttttgttaactctcccggtgggtaattaaggtttatgaatgtttggtagagatctggtagttttcagtctctgtcagtaggatcagagcagatgcaattgtatctcagggcttgactgtaaatgat
This window harbors:
- the SERPIND1 gene encoding heparin cofactor 2, with product MKLLFHLFVLSFIVTSAFCGIKDFKEHFESGKEDAHPRAPHENGTQNMPNLPPEFHKENTITNDLIAEEEEEEDYLEWDKIFGDDDYSDIIDAPPHLVPEIQQGNILELFHGKTRIQRLNILNANFAFNLYRSLNEKNNSSDNILMAPVGISTAMAMISLGLKGQTHQEVMSVLGFGDFINASTKYEIMTIHNLFRKLTHRLFRRNFGYTLRSVNDLYVQKQFSITEDFKTNMKNYYFAEAQLSDFSDTAFITKTNKRILKLTKGLIKEALVAINPTTVMMILNCIYFKGTWENKFPVEMTNKRTFRLNEKETIKVPMMQTKGNFLAAADHELDCGVLQLPYVGNISMLIVLPNKLSGMKALEKQLTPQVVEKWQKSMTNRTREIVLPKFKLEKSYDLTDYLKFMGIETLFDNGGDYSGISEEKVNIDMFNHQGTITVNEEGTEAAAVTTVGFMPLSTQIRFIVDRPFLFLIYEHRTNCLLFMGRVANPSKS